Proteins from a genomic interval of Burkholderia cepacia GG4:
- the bioF gene encoding 8-amino-7-oxononanoate synthase, which yields MKQSSQETTAPLLDTLQRGLAELDAQGLRRVRRTADTACDAHMRVDGRDIIGFASNDYLGLAAHPALVAAFAEGAQRYGSGSGGSHLLGGHSRAHATLEDELAGFAGGFSDAPRALYFSTGYMANLAAMTALTGKHATIFSDALNHASLIDGIRLSRANVQVYPHADTAALAALLDASDAETKLIVSDTVFSMDGDIAPLAELVALAERHGAWLVVDDAHGFGVLGPQGRGALAAAALRSPNLLYVGTLGKAAGVAGAFVIAHETVIEWMIQRARSYIFTTAAPPAVAHAVSASLKVIGGEEGDARRAHLAALIERTRALLRMTRWQPVDSHTAVQPLVIGSNDATLAAMRSLDAHGLWVPAIRPPTVPAGTSRLRISLSAAHSFDDLARLETALLEASKEAR from the coding sequence ATGAAACAATCCTCACAGGAAACGACCGCGCCCCTGCTCGACACGCTGCAGCGCGGCCTCGCCGAGCTCGATGCGCAGGGCCTGCGCCGCGTGCGCCGCACCGCCGACACCGCATGCGACGCGCACATGCGTGTCGACGGCCGCGACATCATCGGCTTCGCGAGCAACGACTACCTCGGCCTCGCCGCGCATCCGGCACTCGTCGCCGCGTTCGCCGAAGGCGCGCAGCGCTACGGCTCCGGCAGCGGCGGCTCGCATCTGCTCGGCGGCCATTCGCGTGCACACGCGACGCTCGAGGACGAGCTCGCCGGCTTCGCGGGCGGCTTCTCCGACGCGCCGCGCGCGCTGTACTTCAGCACCGGCTACATGGCGAACCTCGCCGCGATGACGGCGCTCACCGGCAAGCACGCGACGATCTTCTCCGACGCGCTGAACCACGCATCGCTGATCGACGGCATCCGGCTGTCGCGCGCGAACGTGCAGGTCTACCCGCATGCGGACACGGCCGCGCTCGCCGCGCTGCTCGACGCGTCGGATGCCGAAACGAAGCTGATCGTCAGCGATACCGTGTTCAGCATGGACGGCGACATCGCGCCGCTCGCCGAACTCGTCGCGCTGGCGGAGCGCCACGGCGCGTGGCTCGTCGTCGACGACGCGCACGGCTTCGGCGTGCTCGGCCCGCAGGGCCGCGGCGCGCTCGCGGCCGCCGCGCTGCGCTCGCCGAACCTCCTGTACGTCGGCACGCTCGGCAAGGCCGCCGGTGTGGCGGGCGCGTTCGTCATCGCGCACGAGACCGTGATCGAATGGATGATCCAGCGCGCGCGCAGCTACATCTTCACGACGGCCGCGCCGCCGGCCGTCGCACACGCGGTATCGGCGAGCCTGAAGGTGATCGGTGGCGAAGAAGGCGACGCGCGACGCGCGCACCTCGCCGCGCTGATCGAGCGCACGCGCGCGCTGCTGCGCATGACGCGCTGGCAGCCGGTCGATTCGCACACCGCCGTCCAGCCGCTCGTGATCGGCAGCAACGACGCGACGCTCGCGGCGATGCGTTCGCTCGACGCGCACGGCCTGTGGGTGCCCGCGATCCGGCCGCCGACGGTGCCGGCCGGCACGTCGCGGCTGCGCATCTCGCTGTCGGCCGCCCATTCGTTCGACGATCTCGCGCGGCTCGAAACCGCGCTACTCGAAGCCAGCAAGGAAGCAAGATGA
- the bioA gene encoding adenosylmethionine--8-amino-7-oxononanoate transaminase yields MSTPATDDWVARSLRAVWHPCTQMKHHERLPLIPVARGAGVWLYDRDGRRYFDAISSWWVNLFGHANPDINAALKDQLDTLEHAMLAGCTHEPAIELAERLHVLTDRTLGHAFFASDGASAVEIALKMSFHAWRNRGRADKHEFVCVANSYHGETIGALGVTDVALFKDAYDPLIRHAHVVASPDARGALPGETAADVAGRALDDVRRLFAERADRIAALIVEPLVQCAAGMAMHDPSYVRGLRALCDEFGVHLIADEIAVGCGRTGTFFACEQAGVWPDFLCLSKGISGGYLPLSLVLTRDDVFAAFYDDDTTRGFLHSHSYTGNPLACRAAVATLDLFARDDVLAGNARKSAAMRAALAPLDAHPQVRHLRERGTLFAFDVALDGDAARGFSRRFFERALERELLLRPIGTTVYLMPPYVMSDDDIAWLAQRTRDTLDATLAEVA; encoded by the coding sequence TTGAGTACGCCAGCCACCGACGACTGGGTCGCGCGCAGCCTGCGCGCGGTCTGGCATCCCTGCACCCAGATGAAGCACCACGAGCGCCTGCCGCTCATTCCCGTCGCGCGCGGCGCAGGCGTATGGCTGTACGACCGCGACGGCCGCCGCTACTTCGACGCAATCAGCTCGTGGTGGGTGAACCTGTTCGGCCATGCGAACCCGGACATCAACGCGGCGCTGAAGGACCAGCTCGACACGCTCGAGCACGCGATGCTCGCCGGCTGCACGCACGAGCCGGCGATCGAGCTCGCCGAGCGGCTGCATGTGCTCACCGATCGCACGCTCGGCCATGCGTTCTTCGCGTCGGACGGCGCGTCCGCGGTCGAGATCGCGCTGAAGATGAGCTTCCACGCGTGGCGCAACCGCGGCCGCGCGGACAAGCACGAATTCGTGTGCGTCGCGAACAGCTATCACGGCGAGACCATCGGCGCGCTCGGCGTGACCGACGTCGCGCTGTTCAAGGATGCCTATGACCCGCTGATCCGCCACGCGCACGTGGTCGCGTCGCCCGACGCGCGCGGTGCGCTGCCGGGCGAGACGGCCGCCGACGTCGCGGGCCGCGCGCTCGACGACGTGCGGCGCCTGTTCGCCGAACGTGCCGACCGGATCGCCGCGCTGATCGTCGAGCCGCTGGTGCAATGCGCAGCCGGGATGGCGATGCACGATCCGTCGTACGTGCGCGGGCTGCGCGCGCTGTGCGACGAATTCGGCGTGCACCTGATCGCCGACGAGATCGCGGTCGGCTGCGGCCGCACCGGCACCTTCTTCGCATGCGAGCAGGCCGGCGTCTGGCCCGATTTCCTGTGCCTGTCGAAGGGCATCAGCGGCGGCTACCTGCCGCTGTCGCTCGTGCTCACGCGCGACGACGTGTTCGCGGCGTTCTACGACGACGATACGACGCGCGGCTTCCTGCATTCGCATTCGTACACCGGCAACCCGCTCGCATGCCGCGCGGCGGTCGCGACGCTCGACCTGTTCGCGCGCGACGACGTGCTCGCCGGCAACGCGCGCAAATCGGCGGCGATGCGCGCCGCACTCGCGCCGCTCGACGCGCACCCGCAGGTGCGTCACCTGCGCGAACGCGGCACGCTGTTCGCCTTCGACGTCGCGCTCGACGGCGACGCGGCGCGCGGCTTCTCGCGGCGCTTCTTCGAGCGCGCGCTCGAACGCGAACTGCTGCTGCGCCCGATCGGCACGACCGTGTACCTGATGCCGCCGTACGTGATGAGCGACGACGACATCGCGTGGCTCGCGCAACGCACGCGCGACACGCTCGACGCGACGCTCGCGGAGGTGGCGTAA
- a CDS encoding dienelactone hydrolase family protein produces MAFSKVLVGWMAACALSAAQAGTQPNAHAGAATAASGSLAHAEHFDYGDSGLPQVAANLNEQIVSIPADASGTVMLEATLFKPNGPGPFPLVVFNHGKNTGDLHLQPRSRPLAFAREFVRRGYAVIAPNRQGFSGSGGTYQQEGCNVGKNGLAQAADVDATVRYMSRQSYIDASRIVVAGTSHGGLASVAYGTEAAPGVRGIINFSGGLRQDLCDGWQRNLVDAFDQYGAHTAVRSLWLYGDNDSVWTPALVAQMHDAYVSHGTQAHFIDFGRYKDDAHRLIVDRDGVPVWWPAVHAFLAELNLPTSVRYAVANPHEPNATGYASIDAVDAVPFVDAAGREGYRRFLNQHPSRAFAVSSEGAWSWAEGGDDPMALALDNCAKQGAGACRLYAVNDRVVWNANATQTADNGDGNTHDADTRALASR; encoded by the coding sequence ATGGCGTTCAGCAAGGTATTGGTGGGATGGATGGCGGCGTGTGCGCTGTCGGCCGCTCAGGCCGGTACGCAGCCGAATGCACACGCCGGCGCGGCCACAGCGGCAAGCGGCTCGCTCGCCCATGCCGAGCACTTCGATTACGGCGATTCGGGCCTCCCGCAGGTCGCCGCCAACCTCAACGAACAAATCGTCAGCATCCCGGCCGATGCTTCGGGCACCGTGATGCTCGAGGCGACGCTGTTCAAGCCGAACGGCCCCGGGCCGTTCCCGCTCGTCGTCTTCAACCACGGCAAGAACACCGGCGATCTCCATCTGCAGCCGCGCAGCCGGCCGCTCGCGTTCGCGCGTGAATTCGTGCGTCGCGGCTATGCGGTGATCGCGCCGAACCGCCAGGGCTTCTCCGGGTCGGGCGGCACGTACCAGCAGGAAGGCTGCAACGTCGGGAAGAACGGCCTCGCGCAGGCCGCCGACGTCGACGCGACGGTCCGCTACATGTCGCGTCAGTCGTACATCGATGCGTCGCGCATCGTCGTCGCCGGCACGTCGCACGGCGGCCTCGCCTCGGTCGCGTACGGCACCGAAGCCGCGCCCGGCGTGCGCGGCATCATCAACTTCTCCGGCGGGCTGCGCCAGGATCTCTGCGACGGCTGGCAGCGCAACCTGGTCGACGCGTTCGACCAGTACGGCGCGCATACGGCCGTGCGCTCGCTGTGGCTGTACGGCGACAACGATTCGGTGTGGACGCCCGCGCTCGTCGCGCAGATGCACGACGCGTACGTGTCGCACGGCACGCAGGCACATTTCATCGACTTCGGCCGCTACAAGGACGACGCGCACCGGCTGATCGTCGATCGCGACGGCGTGCCCGTGTGGTGGCCGGCCGTGCATGCGTTCCTCGCGGAACTGAACCTGCCGACCTCGGTGCGCTATGCGGTCGCCAACCCGCACGAACCGAATGCGACCGGCTATGCGTCGATCGACGCGGTCGATGCGGTGCCGTTCGTCGACGCGGCCGGCCGCGAAGGCTATCGCCGCTTCCTGAACCAGCATCCGAGCCGCGCGTTCGCGGTGTCTTCCGAAGGCGCATGGTCGTGGGCCGAAGGCGGCGACGACCCGATGGCGCTCGCGCTCGACAACTGCGCGAAGCAGGGTGCGGGCGCGTGCCGGCTGTATGCGGTCAACGACCGCGTCGTGTGGAACGCGAACGCGACGCAGACGGCCGACAACGGCGACGGCAACACGCACGACGCCGATACGCGCGCGCTGGCTTCGCGCTGA
- a CDS encoding YchJ family protein, which produces MILNRPDACPCGGASPTPAGKAPAPRYAACCGRFIDGGEAAPTALELMRSRYSAYVLGATDYLRATWDPRTCPADLDADPNAPDAPRWLGLAVKRHAPRDERHAEVEFVARYKVGGRAYRLHETSRFVRDEHGFWRYVDGEVSER; this is translated from the coding sequence ATGATTTTGAACCGACCTGACGCGTGCCCGTGCGGCGGCGCGTCCCCCACCCCTGCCGGCAAAGCGCCGGCCCCGCGCTACGCGGCCTGCTGCGGCCGCTTCATCGACGGCGGCGAAGCCGCACCGACCGCGCTCGAATTGATGCGCTCGCGGTATAGCGCGTACGTGCTCGGCGCGACCGACTACCTGCGCGCGACCTGGGATCCGCGCACCTGCCCGGCCGATCTCGATGCGGACCCGAATGCACCCGACGCACCTCGTTGGCTCGGTCTCGCGGTCAAACGCCATGCGCCGCGCGACGAACGGCACGCCGAGGTCGAATTCGTGGCCCGCTACAAGGTCGGCGGGCGCGCGTACCGGCTCCACGAGACGAGCCGCTTCGTGCGCGACGAGCACGGTTTCTGGCGCTATGTCGACGGCGAAGTAAGTGAACGCTGA
- a CDS encoding SDR family oxidoreductase: MKTVLIVGASRGLGREFVRQYRRDGWNVIATARDDASLAALRELGAHAHALDIAQPEQIAALGWKLDGERLDAAVLVSGVYGPRTEGVETIGAEDFDAVMHTNVRGPMQLLPILLPLVEDARGVLAVVSSRMGSIAEATGTTGWLYRASKAALNDVLRIASLQTRHAACISLHPGWVRTDMGGAQAAIDPETSVTGMRRVIAEAGADMSQANGRFFQYDGVELSW; encoded by the coding sequence ATGAAAACCGTACTGATCGTCGGCGCATCGCGCGGCCTCGGCCGCGAATTCGTCCGGCAATACCGGCGCGACGGCTGGAACGTGATCGCCACCGCGCGCGACGACGCATCGCTCGCCGCGCTGCGCGAACTCGGCGCGCATGCGCATGCGCTCGACATCGCGCAGCCGGAACAGATCGCGGCGCTCGGCTGGAAGCTCGACGGCGAACGGCTCGACGCGGCCGTGCTGGTGTCGGGCGTCTACGGGCCGCGCACCGAAGGGGTCGAGACGATCGGCGCCGAGGATTTCGACGCGGTGATGCATACGAACGTGCGCGGGCCGATGCAGCTGCTGCCGATCCTGCTCCCGCTCGTCGAGGACGCGCGCGGCGTGCTGGCGGTCGTATCGAGCCGGATGGGCAGCATCGCCGAGGCGACCGGCACGACCGGCTGGCTGTATCGTGCGAGCAAGGCCGCGCTGAACGACGTGCTGCGCATCGCGTCGCTGCAGACGCGCCACGCCGCGTGCATCTCGCTTCACCCCGGCTGGGTGCGCACCGACATGGGCGGCGCGCAGGCCGCGATCGATCCGGAAACCAGCGTGACCGGCATGCGCCGCGTGATCGCCGAAGCCGGGGCGGACATGTCGCAGGCCAACGGCCGTTTCTTCCAGTACGACGGTGTCGAGCTCAGCTGGTAA
- the can gene encoding carbonate dehydratase produces MNTQDNPLSHLFDNNDAWVKRQLADDPDFFARLADQQAPEYLWIGCSDSRVPANQIIGLPPGEVFVHRNIANVVVHSDLNCLSVIQFAVDILRVKHIMVVGHYGCSGVNAALHNRRVGLADNWLHHVQDVRERHAALLDEWPVGEARYRRLIELNSIEQVVNVCRTTIVNDAWARGQSLTVHGLVYGVHDGRMRNLGMAVSSFDALDETYKRCVAALTARGQHAPDNDMVAADAARLEGVAQAVADTLKPCGDAK; encoded by the coding sequence ATGAATACCCAAGACAACCCGCTTTCACACCTGTTCGACAACAACGACGCCTGGGTCAAGCGCCAGCTCGCCGACGATCCCGACTTCTTCGCGCGACTCGCCGACCAGCAGGCACCGGAATATCTGTGGATCGGCTGCTCGGATTCGCGCGTGCCTGCGAACCAGATCATCGGCCTGCCGCCGGGCGAAGTGTTCGTGCACCGCAACATCGCGAACGTCGTCGTGCACAGCGACCTGAACTGCCTGTCGGTGATCCAGTTCGCGGTCGACATCCTGCGCGTGAAGCACATCATGGTCGTCGGCCACTACGGCTGCTCGGGCGTGAACGCGGCGCTGCACAACCGGCGCGTGGGCCTCGCGGACAACTGGCTGCATCACGTGCAGGACGTGCGCGAACGTCACGCGGCGCTGCTCGACGAATGGCCGGTCGGCGAAGCGCGCTATCGCCGCCTGATCGAACTGAATTCGATCGAGCAGGTCGTCAACGTGTGCCGCACGACGATCGTCAACGACGCGTGGGCGCGCGGCCAGTCGCTCACCGTGCACGGGCTCGTGTACGGCGTGCACGACGGGCGGATGCGCAACCTCGGGATGGCCGTGTCGAGCTTCGACGCGCTCGACGAAACCTATAAGCGTTGCGTCGCGGCGCTCACCGCGCGCGGCCAGCATGCGCCCGACAACGACATGGTCGCGGCGGACGCCGCGCGGCTTGAAGGCGTCGCGCAGGCAGTCGCCGACACGCTGAAGCCGTGCGGCGACGCGAAGTAA
- the aceK gene encoding bifunctional isocitrate dehydrogenase kinase/phosphatase yields the protein MNHFPKLLSSQIGFDVAQTMLEYFDRHYRIFREAAVEAKTLYERTDWHGLQRLARERITSYDDRVQECVEVLEDEYDAENIDDEVWQQIKLHYIGLLTSHRQPECAETFFNSVCCKILHRSYFSNDFIFVRPAISTEYLENDEPAAKPTYRAYYPGTDGLAATLERIVTNFQLEPPFEDLTRDIGCVMQAISDEFGQFDEAPNFQIHVLSSLFFRNKSAYIVGRIINADRVLPFAVPIRHVRPGLLALDTVLLRRDLLQIIFSFSHSYFLVDMGVPSAYVDFLCTIMPGKPKAEIYTSVGLQKQGKNLFYRDLLHHLSHSSDRFIIAPGIKGLVMLVFTLPSFPYVFKIIKDQFPPPKETTRAQIMEKYQLVKRHDRLGRMADTLEYSSVALPISRLDHALVRELEKEVPSLLEYEDGNLVIKHLYIERRMTPLNLYLQNGTDADVEHGVKEYGNAVKELMKANIFPGDMLYKNFGVTRHGRVVFYDYDEIEYLTDCNVRRVPPPRNEEDELSGEPWYTVGPHDIFPETYGPFLLGDPRVRTVFMKHHADFFEPALWQASKDKLLQGELPDFYPYDVSLRFTVRYPARFAATDASDSAGDAQRAA from the coding sequence ATGAATCACTTCCCCAAACTGCTGTCGTCGCAGATCGGTTTCGACGTCGCGCAGACGATGCTCGAATACTTCGACCGCCACTACCGGATCTTCCGGGAAGCCGCCGTCGAGGCGAAGACGCTATACGAGCGCACCGACTGGCACGGGCTGCAGCGGCTGGCGCGCGAGCGCATCACGTCGTACGACGATCGCGTGCAGGAATGCGTCGAGGTGCTGGAGGACGAATACGACGCGGAGAACATCGACGACGAGGTGTGGCAGCAGATCAAGCTGCACTACATCGGCCTGCTCACGTCGCACCGCCAGCCCGAGTGCGCGGAAACGTTCTTCAATTCGGTGTGCTGCAAGATCCTGCACCGCTCGTATTTCAGCAATGATTTCATCTTCGTGCGGCCCGCGATCTCGACCGAATACCTCGAGAACGACGAGCCGGCCGCGAAGCCGACCTATCGCGCGTACTACCCCGGCACCGACGGGCTCGCGGCCACGCTCGAGCGCATCGTCACGAACTTCCAGCTCGAACCGCCGTTCGAGGATCTCACGCGCGACATCGGCTGCGTGATGCAGGCGATCAGCGACGAATTCGGCCAGTTCGACGAAGCGCCGAATTTCCAGATCCACGTGCTGTCGTCGCTGTTCTTCCGCAACAAGAGCGCGTACATCGTCGGCCGCATCATCAACGCCGATCGCGTGCTGCCGTTCGCGGTGCCGATCCGCCACGTGCGGCCGGGCCTGCTCGCGCTCGACACCGTGCTGCTGCGCCGCGACCTGCTGCAGATCATCTTCAGCTTCTCGCACTCGTATTTCCTGGTCGACATGGGCGTGCCGTCCGCGTACGTGGACTTCCTGTGCACGATCATGCCGGGCAAGCCGAAGGCCGAGATCTACACGTCGGTCGGACTGCAGAAGCAGGGCAAGAACCTGTTCTACCGCGACCTGCTGCACCATCTGTCGCATTCGAGCGACCGCTTCATCATCGCGCCCGGGATCAAGGGCCTCGTGATGCTCGTGTTCACGCTGCCGTCGTTCCCGTACGTGTTCAAGATCATCAAGGATCAGTTCCCGCCGCCGAAGGAAACGACACGCGCGCAGATCATGGAGAAGTACCAGCTGGTGAAGCGCCACGACCGTCTCGGGCGGATGGCCGACACGCTCGAGTATTCGAGTGTCGCGCTGCCGATCTCGCGGCTCGACCATGCGCTCGTGCGCGAACTGGAGAAGGAAGTGCCGTCGCTGCTCGAATACGAGGACGGCAACCTCGTGATCAAGCACCTGTACATCGAGCGCCGCATGACGCCGCTCAACCTGTACCTGCAGAACGGCACCGACGCGGACGTCGAGCACGGCGTGAAGGAGTACGGCAACGCGGTGAAGGAGTTGATGAAGGCCAACATCTTCCCGGGCGACATGCTGTACAAGAACTTCGGCGTCACGCGCCACGGCCGCGTCGTGTTCTACGACTACGACGAGATCGAGTACCTGACCGACTGCAACGTGCGGCGCGTGCCGCCGCCGCGCAACGAGGAAGACGAACTGTCCGGCGAACCGTGGTATACCGTCGGCCCGCACGACATCTTTCCGGAAACCTACGGACCGTTCCTGCTCGGCGACCCGCGCGTGCGGACGGTCTTCATGAAGCATCACGCGGACTTTTTCGAACCCGCGTTGTGGCAGGCCAGCAAGGACAAGCTGCTGCAGGGCGAGCTGCCCGATTTTTACCCGTACGACGTGTCGCTGCGCTTCACCGTGCGCTACCCCGCGCGCTTCGCTGCGACGGACGCGAGCGACAGCGCAGGCGACGCGCAGCGCGCCGCCTGA
- a CDS encoding MBL fold metallo-hydrolase produces MNALEHQLEYPFADTLPAAGDTFEVAPGVRWLRMPLPFSLDHINLWLLRDEIDGQAGWTIVDCGISSDAIRTHWEQIFARHLDGLPVLRVIVTHCHPDHFGLANWLCEGGDQGRWKVRLWMTLGEYMFGCLMAAGNGSNAGGAAAADHFARHGLTDPAALEKLRNRRSYYSDLVPAVPPRYRRLREGDAVKIGARTWRVVTGYGHSPEHCALHSDADGVLISGDMVLPRISTNVSVFDLEPEANPLALYLESLGRYETMAPDTLVLPSHGKPFRGVRTRIAQLRAHHDARLDEVRVACAEQPASAADIVPIMFRRRELDIHQMTFALGEAIAHLNLLWLAGELVREQGDDGVLRFRTAR; encoded by the coding sequence ATGAACGCACTGGAACACCAACTCGAGTATCCCTTCGCCGACACGCTGCCCGCCGCGGGCGACACGTTCGAGGTCGCGCCCGGCGTGCGCTGGCTGCGCATGCCGCTGCCGTTCTCGCTCGATCACATCAACCTGTGGCTGCTGCGCGACGAGATCGACGGGCAGGCCGGCTGGACGATCGTCGACTGCGGGATCTCGTCGGACGCGATCCGTACGCACTGGGAACAGATTTTCGCTCGGCATCTCGACGGGCTGCCGGTGCTGCGCGTGATCGTCACGCACTGTCACCCCGATCACTTCGGCCTCGCGAACTGGCTGTGCGAAGGCGGCGACCAGGGCCGCTGGAAGGTGCGGCTGTGGATGACGCTCGGCGAATACATGTTCGGCTGCCTGATGGCGGCCGGCAACGGCTCGAACGCCGGCGGCGCGGCTGCGGCCGATCACTTCGCGCGCCACGGGCTGACCGATCCGGCCGCGCTCGAGAAGCTGCGCAACCGCCGCAGCTACTACTCGGATCTCGTGCCGGCCGTGCCGCCGCGCTACCGGCGCCTGCGCGAAGGCGACGCGGTGAAGATCGGCGCGCGCACGTGGCGCGTCGTCACCGGCTACGGTCATTCGCCTGAACATTGCGCGCTGCACAGCGACGCGGACGGTGTGCTGATCTCCGGCGACATGGTGCTGCCGCGCATCTCGACGAACGTATCCGTGTTCGATCTCGAGCCGGAAGCGAACCCGCTTGCGCTGTATCTGGAATCGCTCGGCCGCTACGAGACGATGGCGCCCGACACGCTCGTGCTGCCGTCGCACGGCAAGCCGTTCCGCGGCGTGCGCACCCGTATCGCGCAACTGCGCGCGCACCACGACGCGCGGCTCGACGAAGTGCGCGTCGCGTGCGCGGAGCAGCCGGCCAGCGCGGCCGACATCGTGCCGATCATGTTCCGCCGCCGCGAGCTCGACATCCACCAGATGACGTTCGCGCTCGGCGAGGCGATCGCCCACCTGAACCTGCTGTGGCTCGCCGGCGAACTCGTGCGTGAGCAGGGCGACGACGGCGTGCTGCGTTTCCGTACCGCACGCTGA
- a CDS encoding ABC-F family ATP-binding cassette domain-containing protein, whose amino-acid sequence MAAATPTGALVALHHVSFRFDDGVTLFDSLDLSIDRTPTGIVGRNGVGKSLLAQLIAGRRTPNAGTIDRHTPVVYVAQQHDDAPAGTRTVAAIAALEAPLAALARLADGRAHAHDFDLIGDRWDLAERLRSALDAAGLHDVRADTPAHALSGGQLARVALIGALLSDAGLLVLDEPTNHLDAPGRAWLRAALDGWRSGVVIVSHDRALLAQVQRIVELTPHGVRAYGGNYARYRAQRDAEQDAAQAALEHARTERGRVRRRLEQEHDAIQRHAAGSLRDAKTANLSSMARQSRKGAARSIMGTVRRQQSEFKATLDERVQDAAARVEADAPVLVSLPGTEVSARRQLFTLEHAQLPWRVAGRADAITWSASGPVRIALTGPNGCGKSTLLRMLAGELAPRSGACTTHVSAAYLDQRLALLDPDRSIVEQLGLLDTPLAEGDLRSRLALLQLDAARATQPVHRLSGGERLKAALACALWRGTPAQLLLLDEPTNHLDLESVRAIEAALAGFPGALVVASHDAAFLAALEPTHTMQWQRDGWRYEPVA is encoded by the coding sequence ATGGCTGCTGCCACGCCGACCGGCGCGCTCGTCGCGCTTCATCACGTTTCTTTCCGCTTCGACGACGGCGTCACGCTGTTCGATTCGCTCGACCTTTCCATCGACCGTACGCCGACCGGCATCGTCGGCCGCAACGGTGTCGGCAAGAGCCTGCTCGCGCAACTGATCGCGGGCCGGCGCACGCCGAACGCGGGCACGATCGACCGGCACACGCCGGTCGTCTACGTCGCGCAACAGCACGACGACGCGCCGGCCGGCACGCGAACCGTCGCGGCGATCGCCGCGCTCGAGGCACCGCTCGCGGCCCTCGCGCGCCTCGCGGACGGCCGCGCGCACGCACACGACTTCGACCTGATCGGCGATCGCTGGGACCTGGCCGAGCGGCTGCGCAGCGCGCTCGACGCAGCGGGCCTGCACGACGTTCGCGCCGATACGCCGGCGCACGCGCTGAGCGGCGGCCAGCTCGCGCGCGTCGCGCTGATCGGTGCACTGTTGTCGGACGCCGGGCTGCTGGTGCTCGACGAACCGACCAACCATCTCGATGCGCCGGGCCGTGCCTGGCTGCGCGCGGCGCTCGACGGCTGGCGCAGCGGCGTCGTCATCGTCAGCCACGACCGCGCATTGCTCGCGCAGGTGCAGCGCATCGTCGAACTGACGCCGCACGGCGTACGCGCGTACGGCGGCAACTACGCGCGCTATCGTGCGCAGCGCGACGCGGAACAGGATGCCGCGCAGGCCGCGCTCGAGCATGCGCGCACCGAGCGCGGGCGCGTGAGACGACGGCTCGAACAGGAACACGACGCGATCCAGCGCCACGCGGCCGGCTCGCTGCGCGACGCGAAGACGGCAAACCTGTCGTCGATGGCGCGTCAGAGCCGCAAGGGCGCGGCGCGCAGCATCATGGGGACGGTCCGGCGCCAGCAGAGCGAATTCAAGGCGACGCTCGACGAACGCGTGCAGGACGCGGCCGCGCGCGTCGAAGCCGACGCGCCGGTGCTCGTGTCGTTGCCGGGTACCGAGGTCAGCGCGCGCCGCCAGCTGTTCACGCTCGAGCACGCGCAATTGCCGTGGCGCGTCGCCGGCCGCGCGGACGCGATCACGTGGTCGGCCAGCGGCCCGGTGCGCATCGCGCTGACGGGCCCGAACGGCTGCGGAAAATCGACGCTGCTGCGCATGCTCGCCGGCGAACTCGCGCCTCGCTCGGGCGCGTGCACGACGCATGTGAGCGCCGCCTACCTCGACCAGCGGCTCGCGCTGCTCGATCCCGATCGTTCGATCGTCGAGCAGTTGGGACTCCTCGATACGCCGCTTGCCGAAGGCGACCTGCGCAGCCGGCTCGCGCTGCTGCAGCTCGATGCGGCACGCGCGACGCAGCCGGTGCACCGCTTGAGCGGCGGCGAACGGCTGAAGGCCGCGCTCGCGTGCGCACTGTGGCGCGGCACGCCCGCCCAGCTGCTGCTGCTCGACGAGCCGACCAATCACCTGGATCTCGAATCGGTGCGCGCGATCGAAGCCGCGCTGGCCGGCTTCCCCGGCGCGCTCGTGGTCGCGTCGCACGACGCCGCGTTTCTCGCGGCGCTCGAACCGACGCACACGATGCAATGGCAGCGCGACGGCTGGCGTTACGAACCCGTCGCGTAA